A section of the Streptomyces sp. Je 1-369 genome encodes:
- a CDS encoding histidine phosphatase family protein — MPTLILVRHGRSTANTAGLLAGWTPGVALDERGSAQAAALPARLSALPISAVVTSPLQRCRETVAPLLAARPGLPEHTEDRIGECDYGDWSGRKLAELADEPLMEVVQRHPSAAAFPGGESMRAMQTRAAEAVREWNARVEHEHGEDAVYVMCSHGDIIKSLVAEALGLHLDLFQRISVEPCSVTAIRYTRLRPFLVRLGDTGDFASLAPREEPPGDDATVGGGAGAP, encoded by the coding sequence ATGCCCACGCTGATCCTCGTCCGGCACGGACGCTCCACGGCCAACACCGCCGGCCTGCTCGCCGGGTGGACCCCCGGCGTGGCCCTCGACGAGCGCGGCTCCGCACAGGCCGCCGCACTGCCCGCACGGCTCTCCGCGCTGCCCATATCCGCAGTGGTCACCAGCCCCCTGCAACGCTGCCGCGAGACCGTCGCGCCGCTGCTCGCCGCCCGCCCCGGGCTGCCGGAGCACACGGAGGACCGCATCGGAGAGTGCGACTACGGGGACTGGTCGGGCCGCAAGCTCGCCGAGCTCGCCGACGAACCGCTGATGGAGGTCGTCCAGCGGCACCCGTCCGCCGCCGCGTTCCCCGGCGGCGAGTCCATGCGCGCCATGCAGACGCGGGCCGCGGAGGCGGTACGCGAGTGGAACGCGCGCGTGGAGCACGAACACGGCGAGGACGCCGTCTACGTGATGTGCTCCCACGGCGACATCATCAAGTCCCTCGTCGCGGAGGCCCTCGGGCTCCACCTCGACCTGTTCCAGCGCATCTCCGTGGAGCCCTGCTCCGTCACCGCCATCCGCTACACGCGGCTGCGCCCCTTCCTCGTACGCCTCGGGGACACCGGCGACTTCGCCTCGCTCGCGCCCCGCGAGGAGCCGCCGGGTGACGACGCCACCGTGGGAGGCGGTGCTGGCGCACCGTGA